CCCATAGAAGAATTCATTATTTGAGGAATCTGCAATAACACTATTCGCTAAAACGAAATTGGCTGCTGTACTGTTGGTATTTAGAGGCGGTGAGGTGGTAGCTGGTGGTGAGGTGACAGCAGTCTTTTTTCTACTTGGTGGAGAAGAAGGTTTTGTTGCTTGCTGATTTCCACCTTGTTTAGCAGCAAGCGTTAAATAAGTATTAATAGGAATCCCAAAAAAATCCGTCGCGCCTGTCCCAGGATTCGTGAGCGATAATCCATTAACTCCTACCAATCGCCCTTGTCCATCTAAAACTGGACCACCACTCATTCCTGGCTTAGTTGGATTAGTATGAACCCAGGCGTATCCATTCTTAGCATTTCTCACAATCCTAGAAATGCCACCTGGTAAAAAAGTATAACTGCGCTCTGGACTCACAGCATCAGGATCAGCCCAGCCAGTGACATATATTGTTGTACCTTCACTCACTTGTCCAGAATTACCTAATTCTGGCTTCCGGTAATTTTCTGTACTAGTGAATTGCAGCACTGCTAAATCGACACCAGGAAAGTATTTGACTACACTTTGGTTAAAAGAATAGCGCCGATTATCAGGAGTTTGGAGAGTATAGTTTCCCTTTAATCGCACCACATGCTCGTTTGTGAGGACAGTGTAAGTATTTCCTTGGCGGTTAATGATAACTCCAGATCCAGTATTAGCGCCATCGATGCGAACTGTAATCTGTTTAGCAATAGCGTTAACTTCTGCTGGCGTCAATCCTACAGCAACTTGAGACTGTACCATGACAACTGCTGCACCCAGTAACACTATTGGAAGTCCGTAAGAAAACTTCATTTATATGCCCTCTAATTAGCCTGACTTACCCCATAACAAACTTTATATTTATCTTTTCTTCCTACATTCCTATAACTTAAGTTGAGGATCATAGGCTCTAGTCCTCTGAACCTCCAACTTGTCAAGTATCTGTTGTGGATTAGTGCCTGGCTTAAGTATGAATAATACAGTACTATCTGTGCAAGGAGAAATATCTTCCTTGCTAGCAGCAGCGCAAATTACGGGTTGTCCTTTTATAGTCCCAGTTCTTAGATAGTTTAATGTTCCATTTTCATAGGTTCTCTGGAATCTGGCAGATACATCTTTACAGCGTGCTGTTTTTTCAGAATCATTTCCAGAGATCCAGCGAATCATTGGTATGTTTCCCTGTGAAGTTCTCACTAATGTAGCTAGCATACCTTCGTTCATACCACAAAAAAATTTAGCTCCTCCAGAAGAAACAGCAACTTGCGACTGTTGAAATACTTTTTCTGAGGTATAATTTAAATAAGTGTTAATGGGGATACCTAAATAATCTATAGAACCAGTAATAGGTTCTTGCTTACTTTGTCCGTTAATTCCTATTAATCGTCCCTGCTCGTCTAGCACTGGACCACCGCTCATACCTGGCTTAATAATATTAGTATAAACCATAGCATAGCCATCTTTGGAACTAGGCGAGATGACGGAAATGCTTCCTAGTGAAAATCGATAGCAGCGTTGTAAGCAGATACCATCAGGATTTGCCCAACCTGTAGCATAAACTGCTATGCCTTCACTTAATTGTTGAGAATTACCTAACTCAGACTTACGGTAGTTTTCCGTACTTGTAAATTGGAACTCCGCCAAATCTAACCCTCGAAAAGGTTTGACTAGACTCTGGTTTACAGTGTAACGCCGACCATCAGGAGTTTGAACGGTGTTTCCATTCTCTTTCAGCACATGCCAGTTAGTGAGGACAGTATAAGTATTTCCTTGGCGCTTAATAATAACTCCAGATCCAGGATTTGCGCCATCAATGCGAACTGTAATCTGCTTGGCAATACCATTGACTTCTCGTGGAGTTAATGCTATTACAACTTGAGACTGTACCATGACAAGTGCTGCACCTAGTAGCGCTACAGAAAAACCACAAGAAAGCTTAATCACCTGTCCTCTCATAAATCGAACTTTTGTTTTGCATCAAAATTCACTAGCGGTGTAACCTGAGCGGAGTCGAAGGATACACTCATCTTAAGTGAACGTGTCACCAACTTTGGAGCTAACTGCACAACAGTTTTTATGGGCACTGCCAAACTGGAACGAGTAATCTGCTCTTGTAAAGCTTTAGAAGGCTCAGAACCATCCATATATAATTCAGGAGTATTCCATACTGGATCTTTATGCAATCCATTAATACCCACAACTTCTCCTCGCTGATTTAGCAACGGTGCGCCACTCATACCCTTGCGTATTTCATTGCTGTACCCAATTTGGTAACCCCCCTCCAAAGCCTTATCCAGTATTAGCGAAACTTTTCCCTCTGTAAAAACATACTCACTGCCTACTCCCTTGTTTGCAACACACATCTCGCTTTTCACCTCACCCTCGCTTTTCGCTTCGCGAAAATCTTTCCCTCTCCTTACCAAGGAGAGGGATGCCCGATAGGGCAGGGTGAGGTTCCCACTCCCAACTTCCCTAGCTTCGCGAAAATCTTTCCCTCTCCTTACCAAGGAGAGGGATGCCCGATAGGGCAGGGTGAGGTTCCCACTCCCAACTTTCCAGAGGGATGCCCGATAGGGCAGGGTGAGGTATTTCTGATTTGCCCCATTTTGCTCCGCACGTGACGTAAATCCACCAACAAATACCTTATCCCCAACTTTCAAACTGGATGAATTTCCCAGCGTTGCAACTGTATAAACTGTATTAGTGCTACGAAACTGCAGTATAGCCAAATCTCTATCTTTAAATACAACAGACTTGGAAACCACAGCAGAGTAAAGACGCCCATCTGGAGTTTGAATTTGATACGGAGGATCAGCGGATCTCAACACATGAGCATTGGTAATTACGGTATAAACTTGTCCATTTCTTTTCATCAAAGTTCCTGTCCCTAGTAACTCTTTTGACAAAACTTTGACTGTAATTGCTTCAGCTTTTTGTTGCACTTGGGCTACCGAGAGTTGAGAAAGCTTGCAATTTTGGTTTTGACAAGACACAGAAATGGGTTTGTGTCTTGGGAGTGCGATCTGCCCTTGGCAGCAAGCTCCGCTTATCGCAATTCCACCAAGACAGGCAACCAAAAGTAGTGTACAATGAAGCCCCCGCGTTACCCATCTCCAAGTCATTTCTTCCTGACTCCAAAATTAACTGAGAATCAAAAGCGACGCTCAAGTGGTGCTGAACTAGGAATATTGGTTACAGCAGGCTTATTACCTCCCGCGCTGTCATCTGTATCTACAAGTTGCTTAACATCTACGTATAAATCACCATCAGAATAGGATACATATTGACTGCCGCTCAGTTCAATCGGCTTCGCATCAGCGCCTCGGCGGAAATCAAGAATTTGTCTCAGCACGCGTCCAGTATCAGTTCCCGGCTTAAGGGTGACTAGTACATCCTGATCGTTGGCACAAGAACCACCCTTACGACTCGCAATACACAACACAGGATAACCTTTAAAGTTATCTTTACTTGTGATGTATACTGAGCCATTATCATAGTATTGTTGGAATCTTGCAGAAACGATCGCACAACGTTTCTCCGGTGGAAAAGCTTTAAAATCCCTAACCACCCAACGAATAAACGTTTCATTTCCTCGTGAGGTACGAACCATTGTTACTGGTGTACCATTACGCTTTTCGCAGGAGAATTTATTACTATTAGCAAAACTAGGCTGATTGATAGCTGCAATTATAGGAAACGTACTCAGTGAAGCTATGGCTAAGGATTGAGTAACCGCTGTCAAGATTTGACAAAATGACTCCAGTTTCATAAGTATGGTGCAACTCCCTGGAAGGGTACATCTTATGTTGGCAAGAATACACCAAACTACAATCTCAAGTTGAATTATTTCGGAATATTTCAGATATACGAGCAAATTTGAGTTGCTGACAGGAAGAAATGGTTGATTTTAGTTGGTTTTAAATACTTTGGGTGCAATACACCCTATGCTACTTACACAGCTTGGCAGCTCTTTTGATTGTAGCCAGTGTAGCCATTAATTAGGAATTATTGGAAAATACAAGTATATAGGGATGATTCACCGCACTTCGCTGCCTTTGCAACGGAGTGGCTTCAAAATCTAGCATTGCTTGACTTATGCGCGTCTTAATAGTAGAGGATGAACCTGGCATTGCTCAATTTATTAGTCAGGGATTGAAAGAAGCAGGTTACGCAACAGATATAGCTACTGATGGTCAGGAGGGACTAAATTATGCTTTAGCCGCAGAGTATGACATCATTGTATTGGATATAATGTTGCCTCAAATGGACGGTCTACAGGTTTTGCGGAAACTGCGATCGCAAGGTCTTAAAACCCCTGTACTGCTACTAACCGCCCGTGATGCTGTAGAAGACCGGGTTCGAGGTCTAGATGCTGGTGCTGATGACTATTTGTTTAAGCCCTTTGCTTTGAGCGAACTATTGGCGCGTCTGCGTGCCTTACTACGTCGTCCTCCGATGCAACAGGACACAATACTGCGAGTCGGAGACTTGGAGATGGACGTTGCGATTAGGGAAGTACGCCGCGCTGGAAAAAGTATCAACCTTAGCCCCCGTGAATTTACACTGCTACAGTATCTTATGCGCCACCCTCGCCAAGTACTTAGCCGCAATCAAATAACCGAACATACCTGGAATTTTGACTTTTATGAAAATTCCAACGTTATTGATGTTTATATTGGCTACTTGCGACGCAAGATAGACCACGGTTTCGACAAACCCCTCCTGCACACAGTGCGTGGTGTAGGATATTGCCTCAGCGCAGATGCTGAATCATGATTAGTTTGAAGTGGCTGAATCACATCCCTGTACGTATAAAATTAACTGCCTGGTATCTCCTGTTGTTGGGGCTGACTCTGGGCGGGTTCACGGGCTACTTGTATTTCCGACTTGAGCGTAAAATAATTAACCAGGCGGATACCGCTCTGCAAATAGCAGGTTCTCAGTCCTTGGTTTATTTAAGCGATAAGAATAACGCCCTTGCCTTTGCGGACAAGCCAAGCCGACAAAATACCGTACAACGTTTGATAGAGGCTGGATTTGCAGTTCGCCTGATCACTCCCCAAGGCAAAATAGTGGACGGCTTTGGCAAATACCAAGAAGTGCCTCTCTGGATACCAAGTGCCAGTGGATACACAAGAGTGGCAAGAAATAAGGCAGACTGGCGACTAATTAGCCAGCCAGTAATCCGTCAAGGTCAGATTATCGGCTGGTTGCAAATAGCAAAGTCTCTTGAGGCATTAGAAGAAATATCCGATAAATTATCTGCAGAACTTTTATTTTTGTTGCCATTTATACTGATATTTGCTGGTTGTGGTGGTTTATTTCTCTCATCAAGAGCATTGCAACCCATCAGTCAAATCACTCAGACTGCTCAAGCTATTAGCGCCATTGACCTCGCCCAACGTCTAAACTACAAAGGGGCAAAAGATGAAGTGGGACAGTTGGCGACCACCTTTGACCAGATGTTAGAACGTTTACAAGCAGGTTTTGAACGGGAACAACGGTTTACAGCTGATGCAGCCCATGAATTACGTACTCCCCTGACGGTTATCAAAGGACGCATAGACGTAACCCGCAGTCGGGAACGCACTCCAGATGAATACCACCAAACCTTGCAGGATTTAGAACAAGAGGTAGACCGGCTCATTCGCCTCAGCAATGGTTTACTGTTACTAGCAAGGATTGACCGAGGACAGTTGCCTTTTGAGCCATTACCTGTGGACTTAAACAACTTGTTGGAAGTGATTGTGGAACAAGTGCAATATGCCGCAGAATTGCAACAGATTAAGCTGCTAAATAACTTGACCCCCGATTTGTGGGTGCAAGGCGATCCCGACCAGTTGACCAGTTTGTTTTTGAACCTGGTAGACAACGCCGTTAAATACACACCACAAGGAGGTGTTGTTTGGGTGCGGTCAAATTTGCACTCAAATGTCGTGCAGGTGATGATCATTAACACAGGAGTAGGTATTTCAAAAGAGCATTTACCTCACCTATTTGAGCGGTTTTATCGCGCAGACTCAGCCCGTTCCCAAGGAAAAAGTGGAGCTGGCTTGGGGTTGGCGATCGCTCACGAAATTGCTCGCTTGCATGGCGGTACTATTACTGCTGACAGCATTCCTAACAAAGAAACTACTTTTACCGTCACTCTACCGATTGCCCAACATAGTGGTCTGTCTCATTAATTTTGATGGGTTACAGCAGTTTTCAGGTAATTAGCCACACCCTTGCGTTCTTCTTTGCGCCTTTGCGGCTTTGCGTGAGACAGATCAAATAAACGAACCGCCAAGACGCCAAGTGCGCCAAGAGAAAAGGAAAAAAGGGTAATTCATTAAATTATGTAATCCATCAAAATTAATGATATGGGCTAATGGTTGTTGACTCTCATTATTTTCTTAATTTCGTTTTGTAATTTTAAATTATAGCGAGTTGAAATGGGGTTAGACCATGACAGTAAGTGAAATGGAACTGAATGCAACTTCATTACAGCAAATATCCCAATCGCAGCAGATACCTGAAGACACGATATGTGAAACTGAAGCTAGTCAATATATGATTGATTGTTATCCGTATGCTATGCGAGGATTTTTGTGGGGTCTTTTTTTCTCTATTGTCTTTTTGGTAAGTGCGATTAACGTATTGAAGCTAGTGTTTTAATAGTTATAAATTGTAGGTTAGCGTAGACAGTCGCAACGTTCAAGCAAACCTACAATTATTATATATATTTCTCTTTACTTACATATAGCAATCCGCGCATCAATCATGAAAAATGGGAAACCCGGTTTCGCAGAAGTTACCGGGTTTCTCAGATCTGATTTATAAAGTAAAGATTAAGTCTGTGTAGGTTGGGTAGAGCTTTAGCGTTACCCAACATTTATCTTCTTAGTTGGGTCTCGTTACCTCGACCCAACCTACAAAATACTACAAAATACATCAATCAGGCTCTTAAAATTTACTTTATAAATGACCTCTGAGACTTTTGATTCTCACCATTCATATTGGATTGCTATATAAAAACTTATTTTCTAGACTCTCATCTTTTTCTTAATCTAATTTGGTAATATCTATTTTTTGAAGCTTTTCTCATACCAAAACTTTCTTGTTACTCTCATCGTATTCTTAAAAAGCCTCTCTAATATAAAGGTATGAGCTAATAACATCAAACCTTCAATTCTGAAGTTGAATTATGGGAATTAAGCAAACAATTATAGCTGCTTGTGGAGTAGTAGCTTTGATTCTTGTAGGAGGTTGGTTTTTTAGAACTAGACCTGTTCAAGCTTCTCCTGACAACACAGCACCTGCGGTCACAATGGTTGAAGCCATAGAAACGGTTCTTGCTGCTAACCCAGGTACAGCAGCAATTGATGTCAATTTAGAGCATGAAAATAATAATTTGGTGTGGGAAGTTGAACTAAACAATGATTTAGAAGTGTACATTGATGCCAACACTAAAGAAATTGTGAAAACTGAGCAAGGCTGGAATTTGACAGATGTTCCTCTCTTAGCAAACTGGATTCCTAATTAATTTATATCCCTGTAATCGGAATTTACTCATGACTAGATCTGTATCTACCCATAAAGTTAAGTTGAAACCAGTTCGCCCAATGCAAGACAAGCTGCCTCAAAACTCGCATTCCCTCGATATAGAAGAAACAATCGACTTGTTAGAAACTGACCAAGCACAGGGCTTGAATAGTATTCAAGTCAAAGAGCGAATAGCGCGTTTTGGTTTCAATGAATTGACCGGAAAGAAAGGAAAACCCTGGTGGTTAAAATTTCTTTTGCAATATAATCAGCCGCTACTGTACATCTTGCTAATTGCGGGTGCTACTAAGGCAATTATAGGTGAGTTTGTCAACGCTTTTGTGATTTGGGGTGTAACTACAACTAACGCCATTATTGGATATGTTCAGGAATCGAAAGCGGAAGGGGCGATCGCAGCCCTAGCTAAATCCATCACGACAGAAGCAACTGTTATCCGCGAGAACCAAAAGTTACGCATTCCCTCACGAGAGTTAGTTCCTGGCGATGTGGTGCTGTTAACTTCTGGTGACAAAGTACCTGCTGACTTACGACTGATTAAGGTGCGGAATCTGCAAGTAGATGAATCCGCCCTGACTGGTGAGTCTGTAGCTGTTGAAAAAGAGGCGGGTGTAGAGACGCCGCCCCTACCGCCAGATATCCCGTTAGCAGAACGCAAAAATATGGCTTATACAGGCGGTTTTGTTACTTTTGGGCAGGCGACAGGTATAGTAGTAGCCACGGGTAATACTACCGAAACAGGGCGAATTTCTCAGCTATTAGAAAATAAAATCGACCTTTCTACCCCCTTAACCCGAAAATTCGACAAATTCAGCAAAAATTGGCTGTACATGGTTTTGGGGGTTGCAACCCTGACTTTGATGGCGGGACTGCAAACCAAACCTTGGAGAGATGCTATAGAAGCTACTGTGGCATTAATTGTCGGCTCGATTCCGGAAGGATTACCAGCGGTAGTGACTGTGACACTAGCTATCGGTGTATCCCGCATGGCTCGTCGCCACGCAATTATCCGCAAGCTGCCAGCAGTAGAAACTCTCGGTAGTGCGACTGTCATTTGTTCCGATAAAACTGGCACTTTGACCGAAAATCAAATGACAGTGCAAGCTATCTATGCGGGAGGACATCAGTATGCAGTCACTGGTGTAGGTTATTCTCCGGAAGGAGAAATTGTACAAGATGGCAAACGAATCGACTTGAGTGGCGATCTCGGTTTGCACGAATGTCTCAGCGCTGGACTGTTATGCAATGACTCTCACTTGGAAACCAAAAACGGTAAATGGGTTGTTGTTGGTGATCCGACTGAGGGGGCATTAATCACCTCCGCTAATAAATTGGGGTTAATCAAGCCGCTTCTAGAACAGCAAATGCCGAGACTGGATGGGATTCCTTTTGAGTCTGAGTTTCAGTACATGGCGACTCTGCACGCAACTCCAACAGGTAAGACGATTTATGTTAAGGGTTCAGTAGAGGCGATCGCCAAACGCTGCACCTTCATGTTAAATAGCAACGGACAACTCAAACCAATCGACTGCCAAGAGACATTAAATACCTCCTCTATCGAACGGGAAGTCAATATTATGGCACGTCAAGGCTTACGGGTGTTGGCGTTGGCAAAGAAGCTTGTACCAAACGAACAAACTACCGTAGACCACGTAGATATTGACACTGGGTTGATTTTCTTGGGCTTGCAGGGGATGATTGACCCACCACGCGAAAGTGCGATGAAAGCGGTGAAAGCCTGTCAAGAAGCGGGTATTCAGGTAAAGATGATTACTGGCGACCATGCTGTCACAGCGCAGGCGATCGCAACTCGTATGGGCATCAATAAAAATGGTTCGGTGCTGGCATTTTCCGGCGCTGAACTTGCTCAAATGGACTACCAAGAACTTGCCCAAGTTGCAGAAGATGGGGTTGTATTCGCCCGCGTCGCACCAGAACAAAAGCTGCGTCTAGTAGAAGCGTTACAATCAAAAGGCGAAATTGTCGCCATGACGGGGGATGGAGTGAACGATGCACCTGCCTTGAAACAAGCCGATATTGGCATTGCGATGGGTATGGCGGGAACTGAGGTAGCAAAGGAAGCGGCTGATATGCTACTCACCGATGACAACTTTGCTTCAATTAAAGCTGCGGTTGAGGAAGGGCGTGCTGTTTACAAAAATCTTGTCAAAGCTATGTGCTTTATTCTCCCAGTCAATGGTGGAGAGTCGATGACAATTTTATTCAGCACGCTGGTAGGCAGAGAATTACCGATATTATCATTGCAAATTCTTTGGCTGAATGTCATTAATTCCATTACCATGACAGTCCCCTTAGCCTTTGAGCCGAAACCTCAAAATGTCATGCAGCAATCGCCCCGTCGTCCCAATGAAGCATTACTGTCAGGTAGTAGAATCAAACGCATCTTGGCGATTTCTCTGTTTAACTGGATTGTGATATTTGGAGTTTTTGAATACATTCGACAAACTACAGGGGATATAAATCTAGCCCGTACTATGGCAATCAATGCTTTAATTGCAGGCAGAATCTTTTATCTGTTGAGCCTGAGTCAATTAGTGCCGAATCTGATTGCCAAAATGGACGGTACAATTAAAGAAAACGTTGATATTCCAGCCATTGGCTTTGGTATTATTGGCGCAATAATTTTGCAGCTTTGCTTTTCTTATGTACCTTTAATTAATGAGTTTTTCTTCACAGTACCCCTCAGGTTTGACCAATGGTTGTTCTGTTTTGCCGTGGGTTTACCAATGATTCCTTGGGCTGCCTTTGTTAATCGCTTTGATCCTCCGAATTAAAAAGAAAATATAGAAAGAATCAGCGAGAGCAGGAGATGGGTGAGTCTGAGACGAACAGACTTAGACTATATTGTCATCATCCTGCTCATTTTCGGTAGCCTCTACGTGTTTATTAGTGGAATCATTATGGACAGGATGGGGCTGCATCGCTTTGTCTTTCTAGCTGGCTTTAGCGATTATTTAGGATTGCTATAGCAGTCCTATTTCATTTGTGAAAAAACAAAGTACATTTGTATATTCTTCTTCCCTGTTCCCTGTTCCCTGTTCCCTACCTCAACGAATAATTTCACAACTCATTTAGGATTGCTATATATAATTTATCTAAAAACAAACTGCTGTCATTTATCCTCTGAGCATTTTTTTAATTTCTCTTGTTAATCTTGATAAATTTGCGCTTTGACTAAACCAAAATTTTATGTTTCTCTCATCGTTTTCTTAGAAAACCTATTTAACATGAAAACATAAGCAAATAACAATAAACTCAATGGATGGGAGATTGAACTATGGAAATTCAGCAAAAAATTGTTAGCGCTGTTGGAGTAGTACCTCTGATTCTCGGAGGAAGTTTATGGCTCAAAACCAGACCTGTTCAAGCTTCTTACCATGACACAGCCCCTACTGTCACAATTAACTAAATAACAAACTGTAGAAAATAGCTCCGTTGGCGAGAATTTGCGCTCTTTTTTGCGTCGTCAGGGAAGAAATATCGACCTATCTGTGCTAAAGGTGCAATTCCTGTTCAAATGCAGTAGCTCAAATCATAAATACGTCAATAGTTTGATAACTCACGAGAATGCACTTATGTTTTACACTGTCAAAGATGGAGATACACTACCAAAAATAGCCGAAAAATTTTATGGCGTTCGTAGTCGGTGGCAACAAATTTATCATGCTAATCCAGAAGTCATTCTACTCATTCCTGGGGTAACACTTTTTATTCCTCTTCCTCAAAATATTTATGATAAAGAGTTAGAAAACAATGAAAACAATAAAACCTTATGCAAAGCTATAGGATCTGAAAATATGACTAAATCCAAACACTCTATCAAAAATAATTTTGTGAGGGTAGGAGCAATTTGTGGAAGCTTACTAATTGGTTTATCATCAATTGCAATCCCATTTTTTTTAGCACAAAGCGCCCAAGCTCAACAAACGCCCAAGACTTCTAATGATTCTGTAATCCCACCTATGCCAGAAGAGCTACAAACTCCAAGCGCTAAGATTGTACCTGTAAATGGAAAAGTTAACGTGAAGCTGACTAACCAAACTAACGCTGTGCTAGCTTACGAAGTCATTGGACATACCAAACAACGCACCCTTTCCGGAAAATCAACTGTCACCTTAAAAGACTTACCAGTCGCTGTAGCTATTAGCTTCCGACGACAGGATAAAGGACTGCTTAGTGTTCATCTTCAAAAAGAAACAGCACCCGGATTATTAGAGGTCAAGTTGGATGAAGGGAAGAATTTTGGTGAGGATAAAATTGCGATGAAAATTGAAAAAACAGGCGAGGTCTTCTTGAAGTAATAACCCACAACTTGGGTTATTAAATTATGGGTGCTTTTCACTTGTTGATTCATGCGATGCTCCGGAGGAGCCACCAAAGGTGATCGCACACGACAAGTTGACGGTGCGCTACGCGCACCGTCACTTCTGTAGAGAGTGCAAATCTAAGTGTTAAATTATTTTAAAATAGTAAAGATTACCTTCAAATAAACGCGTGTTGAAGAGTATATGCAAAAAGAAATGCTTCCAGTTTAAGTAAAAACCCTTTATATCTGACCGCATGGATTGACTTTGGGAAAACACGAGTGATGCCACTAAATACAGTTTCAATATAATGTCGAGTACATTCGTAAGCGCAGCGTCTCCCTTCGGCTCCGCCGAAGGCAGGCTCAGGAGACTCAAATCTATGCCCGTAGGGCACGCTGCGCGAACGGTGATGAGCGAATTTTGAATTGGTATAAGGTGGGCACTGGCGACTTTTCTATGTCATTGGTGTGCCATAAGTGGTTAGTCAGTGCCCACCCTACGTTAGATTCGCTATGACATCAACTTACAAAACCGTTCCAATCTCCTTCAAATAAACCCGTGTAAAAGGTTCATCTACACCAAGAGTATATTCTTCTATCAAACCCTTGCGCCTAATAGAAATATTATCTCCATTTTTGATTACAACAGTTGAATCATCAAAAACATCCCGCGTTAGCGTCATTTCGATTTCTGTAGGATTGTTTAAAACTACCATGTTACTTCCGTAGTAAAACATTCCTTCATTTTCCAAAACGTCTTCTTTGTATTCAGCAATCAGCATATCAAGCTTAGGATTACGCAACAAAGAAAGGATATTGGTGTTGTAATCTGGACTCAAAATTTTTGCTGAACGATTTATGAAAACACCATCACGACAAACAGCGCCTATTGTCCAATCTGGATGTTGTAAAAGAATATGGTCAATTGT
This portion of the Brasilonema sennae CENA114 genome encodes:
- a CDS encoding LysM peptidoglycan-binding domain-containing protein, yielding MFYTVKDGDTLPKIAEKFYGVRSRWQQIYHANPEVILLIPGVTLFIPLPQNIYDKELENNENNKTLCKAIGSENMTKSKHSIKNNFVRVGAICGSLLIGLSSIAIPFFLAQSAQAQQTPKTSNDSVIPPMPEELQTPSAKIVPVNGKVNVKLTNQTNAVLAYEVIGHTKQRTLSGKSTVTLKDLPVAVAISFRRQDKGLLSVHLQKETAPGLLEVKLDEGKNFGEDKIAMKIEKTGEVFLK